The DNA region TCCAAGTGACGAAGAAATCGTTGCTGATTACATTGAATCGCATATTACTAAAAATGATGAAGGAAATGTAACGATTAAAGTTAAAGCAAACGGAGAAGATTATGAATTCACTCATGCTTTACCAGATCCAGATATGGAAGTTCAAAATCACCTTTTTTTCGGTGGTGTAGTAACGTATTCATTAGAGAATCAAAAAATATTTTTGAGAATTCCTGGGGGTATTGTGGCGACCGGGGTTCCTATGTACGTATGCAGCTTTCAAATCACATATAAATTCGATAATGTGAAGAACGAGTTTATTGTAGATCAAATGAAATTTGAAACTTATGAAGAATAGTATCGGATCGCTTTTGAAAGGAGAGATGCTATAGTGCGCCGGATATCGATTGTTGGTTTGTCTTTTGCTTTTTGCTTGATCCTGTTGGCGGCGTGTTCGAATCCAAGCCCTGTCGGCCAGGAAACGACCGGGAGCGCGGCGAACAATCCCCAAAGCGAAGCACCCGGAAACGAATTGACCGAGCAAGATATGAAGCTGGGCCAACTGGCCATTGGGCAGACGATGGACAAGGTCCGGGAATTGTTGGGTGAACCTTCCGAGGAAACGATAGCGCATGGCATCGGAGATCCCGAATGGATCTATAAAGATAAAGGCGTCGAGATCGATGGAGGAGGATATGTCTGGGGGATCCACGCGACAAGTCCCTTCTCGGGGGTCACACCCAGAAACATTGGTATAGGCAGCACGGTGGATGAAGTAAAAAAAGCCTACCCCGCTATTGAAACCTCGCCATTAGATGAAGGAATTTTAATCCAAAAATCAACGGACAACAAATATATGCTCCAGTTTTCCATAAAGGACGACAAAGTGGCCTTTATCGTGTTGGTCCAAGACCTTGTTATCAAATGATATGGGGTCTTGGACCTGCAATTACCGAGCAGACCTCTCAACAGCAAGCCATTGATCAATCATTCGGGATGACAACCATAACGACCGGCAGCACATAGTAGCGATCATTTTCCATTTTAACCTTCAAATTGGCTATGATCCTCCGAAGCATAGCTTCATCATCATCTTGTTCAACTTGCACATTTTCTTCAAGGGGAGTATAGGTCCCGTATTTTTTCTCAAATGCGGCGATCAGTTGCTCTCTCGCTTTATTCACTGCCTCTTCTAGCGACAACTTTGCCGCATTCTCGGGATACCGGCTGATCATTACATGCGGCATTCTTTCCACAATGCGTAATGCATCGGCGTCAGTTCCGTCATAATAGTGAACATTTCCCCCCAAGTACTTGGGAAGCAAAACTGATGGGAACAAAGAGATCCTCATGAAGTCGTTCAGGAGTTCTTGCAACCGATTCTTCATGTGCTTTGTTCTCAGACAAAGCGCAACCGGACACAACGAATAATAAAAAGATACCAATACCTGCAATTAATAGTTTCCTCAGTTAAGATAATGTAAATCTCATTTTTATGTTCTTTGATATAATTTCTGGCAGACCGATTGAAAGGAGTCCAAAGAGTTGAAAAAAGAAATTGGTGTATTGATAACCAGTGTTGTTTTGCTTGCAGGATGTAGTTCAGATAAGCCTGCAACGGTTACGCAAGGTGCTGGCGAGTCCCCCAGTAAACAAGTAACAACTCAGCCGGAACAAGAGACTAATGCGAAATTGCTTGGGTCTTCCGAGAACAAAAATGTAAAGCTTTATGAAACAACAGATGGAGTAATTGTAGACGTTAACGGCAGCCAAAAGAAATTTGATTGGAGAATATTGAAAGGAGTATCTAAACCAAGGGTGTCCTATGTTGATCTTACAGGGGATGGTAAAGAAGAAGTGGTCGTCATTCTTGTTACCGGACATGGTACTAATTTAGGTACTAATGAAGCTCATGTATTAAACGGAGAAAACCTTTCCGAAATAAAGGTACAAAATGTTGAGGAAATTCTTGCGGATTTAGAAAATGAAGTTAAACAAAATGGTAATGAACTGCTAATTAAAGCTAAAGCTCAAGGGAAAGAATACAAATTCAGCAAGAATGTCAGCGAGCTACCGCTAGCACATAAGGCGGATGATAAGTTTGAAAACAAACTTTACTTTGGTGATATGATTTTAAATGATTTAAAGGATCAGCAACTGATAGTTAACATAGGCGGATATGTATATCCAATTAATCGCGCGCTTCCTGATCACGTGTGCACTGTTCATGTAACGTATAAATATGATCAAGTTCTAAATGAGTTTGTTGCAGATCAAATTGAAGTTACCCCTGATGAATAAAAAAAGAAGCTGGCCCGCTCACTCCCTATTTACAGGTGAATCGTATAGTAAAAGGGGTTGTCCCGAGGGTCAAGTTTATGACCGTTTGGGACAACCCATTTAATGTGTTTAGTTATTTGGCAGGTCGGTGCATCCTGCATCTTTTTATGGAGATGAGCTGCATTCGAGTTTTACAAATACCCTTTAATCCTATTTATAAGTGTCTCGCCATTTGTGGTAAACAAGATATAAGTATTTGAAGTTGTTTTGATAAATATCCGATCCGTAGGACCGTAAGGGGTTCCGATTCTAATTGCATTTTTTTCTTCACCGCCGTACGTTTCATCAAACCCTACTTCTTTAATATCTTTTAAAAAGATTTCTGTCTTCGATAGCTGCCAAGTAATTCCTAGGTAGAAATGGGGGATGGCTAATGAATCTGAACAGGTTGGATTTAGAAGAGGTTGAAGAAGAAACAGTGAGAATGAAAAGCAAACTTGAGTGGGTATCCTTAGACCGCGTATTACCGAATCCGAAAAACCCAAGAAGAGACCCATCTGTCAGGACAAAAGAAATGCAAAACACCATAGAAACGATCGGATGGGAAGAACCTATCACTTGTTACGAATCTGGAAATAACTTTATTATTTTATCAGGCCATCCGAGATGGTATGCAGCAAAACAGTTAAAACAAAACAGGATACCTATATATATTGTAAAAGCCCCTAAAAGCGAAGCAGAAGAAATGGACCGAATTGGCTCAGTACAGGGGGGACAAGTAGAATGGAGTCCGTTTGATCAAATTAAATATACTCATGATAGGTGGATTGCTTCTGGAAAAATGTCTTTTCATGATCTTGCTAATGAACTGGGTATTTCTAAAGGCTTGGTAAAATCAAGAATTCATGTTTATGAATATTATCCCGAAGATGAGGTCGAAGAAAAGCTTAACAATCGAATGTACTCTATAACAATGTTGGATTACATCTATATTTGGATCAAGCGACTCAAGAATTATCATCCTGATATCGTGGAATCTTTAGGAGAGCATTATATAAGGCGATTGATGCTAAAAAAATATGAGCATAGATGTTTTAACAGTCAATTAGTTAATGATAAAACATTTGTTAGAATCGCAACTCCTGATGCTATACGTGAATTTCTTACAGATGCAAATAAAAAGCTGCAAGATTGCCAATTAGAATTGACATATTTTCGTAATGATAAAATCAATTATTCATTAATCATATCTGAAATAAAAAGTATTCGAATGGGAACAAATGATGAAACCGAAGAGATATTGTTTGAATTAGACAAGTTATTGACCTGTTTTGATCAAATGAAGATATATTTTGAGTCTAAAATTCATAGGATTGAGGTGAATAAATTTGGAGAACATTAAAATGATGACCTGGGCAAGTATAAATGAGGTCGTTCCAAATCCCAAAAATCCAAGAAGCAATCTTACTGTCAAGGCAGCAGAAATGCAACAGATTATTAAACAAAAAGGTTGGGAAACCGGCATCACCTGTTATGAAAAAGATTCAAAATATATCATTCTTTCAGGACATAGAAGGTGGTATGCTGCAAAAAAACTAAAGATTAAAAAGGTTCCCGTTATCATAGTTGAGGCTCCAAAATCAGATGATGAGGAATTGAAACGTTTAGGAAGTGTACAGGGAGGAAAAGAAGATTGGACAGACTACGAATGGGCTAAGTATACCTATGAAATGTGGGTCACTTGGGGCAAGTGTTCATTTGAAGAGCTCTCCCAAAAAATGAGAAGAAAAAATAGATGGGTTGCTGAAAGAGTACGGGTACTCCAATATTATCCTCATCATGAAATAGAAAAAGGGCTGATAGAAAGAACCCTCAGTTTGAAAGTGTTATATCGTTTAATCGGATGGTTGGAAAAATTATCAATTCAAAAGCCAGAATTAGTTGCTTTTTTCAATCTTGATTTGATTAGATCCACCATGTTGCAAAAGATTGAAAATAGATTAGTTAATATTTCGGATTTGAAAAATGAAGGATTCATTCGAGAGTCTAGCGACGAGCAACTGAAGAGTTTTTTACTAGACAATAAAAAGAAATTGTCAGACTATTTCCTTGAAATAAAAGATAATAATCATTTAACTATAAGAACAAAAAGTCAACCATCTCAACAAAATCTTCGTAATATTACATCATGTTTAAACCAAACAAATCTAGAAAACATAACAAATTTCCACGAAATGTTGATGCATATTAATATCATTAGAAATGAAATTTTAAAAAAACAGGGCCAACTAAAAACTCTACTACAGGGAGAGCCCTGTAAAAGTTGAACTAAAAGCCGCTTTTCTATGAGATTAACCTCAGATATAAATTCTTCTTTAAGAACAGTCTCAGCTAATCGGATCTATTTTTCAACAATACATTTAAAACATTTCTTAACTCAGTATTATTAATAGGAGACAGAATCATAGCGGACAATATCGTTTTAGGATCTACAGCGGTCCAATCTATTAAATATCCGGATTCGAGCCCCAGACAACGAATAAACTCGCGTTGAGTTCTACCGTTGCCTTCTCTAAAAGGATGAAGTACGTTTAATTCCGTGAGATAATATGTTAATTTATTTACAAAACCGTCAAAGGGTAAACCTTTTAAATAATTATCTTGTTTGAGTTCATTAAGCAGTTGATTGGTTTGATTAACCAAAAATTTAACTGTAGCAAAACGAAAATTACCCTTTGCAATATCTTCTTCACGTAACTCGCCTGCAAAAGGATATACATCTTTAAAAATAAACCTATGGATATCACACAAGTGCTTTAGATCATAGTTTCCTTTTAATGGCCTCAAGCCTAGAATTCTCAAGCGGTCTGCTGTCACCAACCGCTCAAATGCATCAAGCTGCTTTTGCTCTTTAAATCCAGGAATGTTAATTAATACATCACTACCTGGATAACAATACCTTGATTCCCCTAGCTCATACATTCTTAGCAATCTCTAAAGCACGGGCCAAAAACTCAGAATTACTAAGCCGCCCATTTGCCCTTTCCAATAACAAGAGATCTTCTTGCGCAGTGAAATGGATACCCTCAATTTTTAAGGACGCCTTGGCGTTCATTAGAGCAATTTTACTTTGGTTACGGGAATATCTTTTCATCACAGTCATCCCTTTTCTGCTCTTTCTTACCGCATTTATATGCATTAAGTTTGTCCACCTTTCCTACTCAAGATACCTGTTTTGCTTCAGTATAACATTTAAACTCACAAATCCACAATTCGCCGAAGTATGGTGACGCTGAATATATCTGGTGGGTAGTTTAACACCTACAAAAGCTCAATCCCCGTATACCCCATCGCCTTGTACCCCTTAACTCTTTTCTTGAACATACTCATTAAAATCGGAACCTGCAGATCTACATAATCGTATATCCGGACTTCCGTTTTATTTGAGTGTGAGCGATGAAGGCGGCCTGCGTATTGCTGTAGCGTTCCCTTCCATGAAATGGGGTGCACTAAAAATAAGGTGTCCAGCCGTGCATCATCAAATCCTTCGCCAATGAGTTTTCCTGTCGCGATCAGCACCCGTTCTTCATGATCTTGCACACTGGCGATTTTCTGCCGCAGAGCCTCACGCTGCTTCTTCCCCATTCCTCCGCGCAGTACAATGACATTCTTGGCGAACTTCTCAAGCCGATCTTGAAAATATTCTACATGGCTCGTACGTTCAGTTAGCAGAATTGGTGATCTGCCTTCGTCTAGACATTTCAGCAGATCGTCAAAGATCATTTCGTTCCTCGCTTCGTCAGTAACCAGCATCTGATAGATATCCTGTATGCCGGGATTTGATAGCTGTTCTGTTAACCGGAAAGTTGTGTATCTAGGGATGACTTTATGTTCCATTCCGCGGGAGGCTGCCTGTGACTTTGCATCTACCCGAAAACGAACCGGACCACATTGCATAGTAACAATGGGATGATGTCCATCTTGTCGAATGGGTGTTGCAGTCAACCCGAATACATACTTTGCTTTCGCCCTTTTTAGCACCTGCTCGAAGCTAAAAGCCGATACATGGTGGCACTCGTCAACAATAATTTGTCCGTATTCGCCGATATATTCTTTAACTACTCCCTTTTTATTCAAGCTTTGAATGACTGCAATATCAACCAGGCCAGTCCGCTTTTCTTTACCGCCGCCAACTATACCAATCTGTTTGGGATCGATATTCAAAAAAGTGCTCAGCCGTTCTTTCCATTGGTCCATTAATTCACGACGATGAACAAGCACCAAGGTGTTTATTTTTCTCCTGGCTATGATCGACGCAGCCACGACGGTTTTGCCAAAAGCCGTTGTCGCTGAAAGAATTCCCGTTTCATGAGCCAAAATCGACCTTGCCGCCGCATCTTGCAGCATCGTCAGAGTTCCATTGAATTCGAAATCAGTAGAGCTTCCCGCAACTCGCTCATCCGTGATCATCGGTTCAATGGAGTGTTGACGCAGAAGCTCCAGAACTTCCTGCATACACCCTCTCGGAAGCGCAACGTGTTTTGGAAAATCCTCCGCACAGCTAATCACACGCGGCTTACCAAAAGTAGACAGTCTCATCGCCTGGGTCTTGTAAAAGTCGGGATTTTGAAAAGTGGCCAAGCGAAAGATTCTGTTGACCATGGCTGGCGGCAGGCCATTTTTCTCGATATAGATCATATCGGATAAAACAACCTTAACAGTTGCAGGCAAAGGCCCATTAATCCGTTCATCGGCCTGGAAGCTTTGCCGCTGTTCCCAAGGATTCTCTTCTTTCGCATCCGTGTCCACGTATCCAACGTTTAGAATAGTTCCATTGCGTGCAGCCGTTTGGACGAAATCCATAACTTGTTGCCGATCCATTTTCTTTAGTTGAGCCAAGAACTTCCATTGATCCTCATAAGGCCGAAAATGATCATCGACAAAAACGCTATTACCCTTCTTTCTAGGAGCCCCCTGTAAGGGAAGCGCAATTAAATTCCCAAATCCTCCTCTTGGAAGGGTGTCCTGGTTTGGAAAAAGACGGTCATAGGAATCTAAGCCTACCTCATATCTCCGGCCCATAGTTAACGTTAGAATAGCACATCCAAGCTTTCTGGCCAGACTGGCGTCTATATTTTCTTCAAAAAAGATCCAAATATGCCCTCCCTCTCCCGAACGAGAACGTTCTAAAGCCGCGGGGATGCCATGTTCCCTGCACACCACCATAACAGCCAGAGCATCTTCCTGCCATTTTTGCTTATCGAAATCCATGGCCAGAAACCAACATGTCTCGTCTAGGAGCATGGGGTAGACCCCAATGGTTCGATTAACTCTCGAATCTAAATGTTGACTAACCACTTCGTCGGTCACAGGCAAAAAATCTTGATGCTGACATTCCGAGCATTTCACCTGCGGCTTCTTGCAAACCGCTGTCCACTCGTTTCCGCAAGCAGGAGAATACCCCGATCTCCCCGCTTTGTTTTCCCAGCGTATAGGGTAAACATCTTTCCGTCCTTTAAATAAACTGCGAAACAGTCCGATCTTCTCAGACGGTGATGAATAATTGTGAACCGAGTTAATCGTGTTGTCATCGAGCACGGCATCCTTAGTTCCATCATCCACAGTTTCAGCAATTGACGAGGTCGTCTGGTACTTGGATAATTCTTTTCTCAGGTTTTCGTTTTCTTGTTTTAATCGTTCAATTTCCAACAAGGCCAGCTGAAGCTTATGTTCAATACTGTTCATATCTCCTCCGGAAAATAAAAGCGAAAAGCCCAGACTGTTCCGGGCTGCTTGTTAAGATATTGAGTTGAACGTATGAAAAACATTACCTATTAGCCTATACTTACAGTTGCGGCCTCCTCCGCTCCATGCAAGCTTAGCTTCATCCCCAGAGCCATGGCTAATTTAAATACGGTATCTAAGCGGGGAATAGATCCGCCATTTTCAATACGAGCAATAGACTCCTGATGGAGCCCTACTTTATCGGCCAGTTCCTTTTGTGTCCATCCGAGTTCAATTCGTCTTTGATGAATAGCATTCACGAGTTGGGCAACCGCTTCAAGCTCATTCATCCGTATTGGATCTATAGACTGTAACTCCTTCTTTTTTTCACTCCAGTTTTTCATCATCAATCGCTCCTCCCTTTTCTCAATAACCAACTGTCCATTCGTTTTTTAGCAACCGCAATTTCCTTTGGAGGTGTCTTTTGCGTTGTTTTAGTGAAGTAGTGTAGAAGAACCAAATGATTTCCCTTCCATCCAAAAAAGAGAATTCGATTATGACATGGGCGTAGCTCCCATATATCACCTGAAATCCTTTAGTAAACCTCTCACCAGCTCGCGTTCCGCTCTCTTCTAATCGATTCAAACAGTAGATAATCTGTTCCAATTGAACCCTTGCATTCTTATTATTGAGCGCGGCAGCATCAAGCTCATCAATGAAGTCCTCAACTGGCTTGTTCCCATTCTCGTCCTCGTAAAATAATATAATATACAAATCTACTTCCATGTTTATAAGTATACTCTCTCCCCCTAATTATAACATATAGATCATAAATCATTGTAAAAAATCCAACAATGAAAAAAGCCTACTTGGTTGGCGGGCTTTGGGCAATCATCAAGAAGAACAAGCAAGTTTCTGTTCACGGAATCGGAATGACAAAAATATCTATTTCCATTAAGGCAATGAACCTCCTTTCGCATCACCCGAAAAGCTATACCACCCGCTGCGGATCCAAAACCCCCAGTTCAATCAGCTTCTTCTCTAACAATTCGGCAAGCCGGTCGTCAGGTAGCGGGTTGCGGTGCGTATTTTCCAGATAAATGTGTTTCTCCGTTTCTGGCATTAAGTACTCTTTGTACCAAAGAAACAGATCCGGGCTATCCCCATGCATACGAAGGAACGAGCGCAGCGTGGACGCATGATAGATGGTGTTGCTGATATTGGTCAGCCAGTCAGCGCGGTAGAAGTGCTCCCAATGTCCGGACTCAGCTGCGCGCAGGGCTTTCACATTTCGGTTTTCCATCCAATCAAGCAGACCTCATCGTTCACAAACCAGCCGCGATAAGCCACTGCCGCGGGCTGGGGACTTATTGGCCTTCGGTAAGTACAGGGATAAGAATAAATGCCTGCTGGCATTACAATGGCTCGGGCCAACCTCAACGTTCTCCTTCGCCTGCAATATCCTCTATAGATTCCAAATAGTGTATATAAAGTTAGGCTTTAGGCTTAAATAACTATGATATTCATGTAGTTCATGCTAAGGATTTATCTGAAATTAAAGTCCAAAGTTATGAGGACATTGTTGCCAATCAGATTGAAACGCATATTGCTAAAAATGATAATGGTACGTTAGCGATTACAGTTAAAACGCAAGGAAAAGAATATAGCTTCGATTTTGGTTTTGATCCAGCGCCGGATGACAATCAAGATCAGCTTGGCTTCGGCGGTATATTTATTTATGTATTGGAGAATCAAAAAATAACATTAAACCTCTCGGGAGCCGTTCCCGGAACTACCGCATATGTGTGTGATTTCAAAGTCACATATAAATTCGATAGCACAAAGAATGAATTCGTCGCGGATCAAAGTGAAGTTAAGCCTATTGAAAAATAGAAAAAAGCTTGTCCAATTTGGGGCAAGCTTTTTTAAGTTGTTTTGATAAATACCCGATCCGTAGTACCGTAAGGGGTTCCGATTCTAATTGCATTTTTTTCTTCGCCTCCGTACGTTTCATCAAACCCTACTTCTTCAATATCTTTTAAAAAGATTTCTGTCTTCGATAGCTGCCAAGTAATAATGAGTCCCCATCCTATGACCTCCTCCCTCTATAAACTGATGCGCGTATAGCCCTTAACTTGATTTTTCATTATCCAATTTCAGCGGCGCAAGTACTATTTTCAGCAAAGTATTTTCTGGTCAAGATAACGAATACAATCGTAAATAAAATAAACATGATGAAAATAAGAGAATAAACAACTTGGTTAACTAAGAAAGTCCCAACTGAGTACTCTGCCGATCCGGTAGATATTTGCTAGCAGTTGTATAGGGAAAGATAACATTACCGCGTATCCAAAACTCATTATATTGATTTTCACAAAACTCTTAATAGTAACCATCTCCTTGTTGCTCCATAAACAAATTATACCAGGTCGAACTTGAGCACACAGTGCTATCAGCGTCTTGCCAACTTACTTATTGAGAAACAAAAAACCACAACCAAATAAGGTTGCGTTTTTTTGTCACTCACTTCGAAATATCCAAAAACCCCTCGCCAAACACATCCCGCACGTCGTGAATGGTGATAAAGGCGGATTTGTCGATGGATTTGACAATCTTATTAAGCGTGGACACCTCTTGTTTGCTGATAACGATGTATAGGACCTCCGTTTCCTCCGTCATTCCCCCGCCCGTACTTTTCCTCTCTATCCCCGGCTATTTAAGGACTGAATATTTCTCAATCGTTTGACCGCTTGTTCGAGAAAAAGCTCATTTTGCTGGTGCGACTATGTCCGGGTATTCCGCCGTGAGCGTCGCATAACTTTCAATCCACGCACTCACATGGAGTGCGACGTAAGCATGGGTATGATGTTCGCCGACTTGTGTTCTTTCAATCCACGCACTCACATGGAGTGCGACGACCGCTTGGCCAGCTGCCAGATAAAGTTGCTTAACTTTCAATCCACGCACTCACATGGAGTGCGACTTTATGCGTTTTGCGTGTTCGGCTTCCGCCAGCGCTTTCAATCCACGCACTCACATGGAGTGCGACTTGATGGAATTGTGCGTTCGTCGTCAGCTTTCGAGATTTCTTTCAATCCACGCACTCACATGGAGTGCGACGCCAGACCTCGTTATCGTCGACGATCCGTCTTCGCACTTTCAATCCACGCACTCACATGGAGTGCGACGGACGTGGGGAAGGCGTTTGATAAGCGCCGGGATCTTTCAATCCACGCACTCACATGGAGTGCGACCGTACGCCCGTCTGCTACCGGGTCGCTGTCCTGATGTCTTTCAATCCACGCACTCACATGGAGTGCGACAAATATATTAAACAGGATGCCGAATCATGTTGGCTTTCAATCCACGCACTCACATGGAGTGCGACTTTGAAGGGCTTCGCTGACCCGGAGACGGGCGAGACCTTTCAATCCACGCACTCACATGGAGTGCGACAAGGTAAGGACGGGAACGAGGATATCCGAGCCTGCTTTCAATCCACGCACTCACATGGAGTGCGACGAGAGCACCGTAAAAGTTGCGCCAATATCTTTCTCTTTCAATCCACGCACTCACATGGAGTGCGACTTTGAAAACCCATGCGCCATATGTAAGGTAAAGCTTTCAATCCACGCACTCACATGGAGTGCGACTTGTCCAGACGTGGAAGACGCCATAAAAGCTACGCTTTCAATCCACGCACTCACATGGAGTGCGACGATGTCACGTTTTACGTGTCGTAGGTCCGCGAGGGGCCTTTCAATCCACGCACTCACATGGAGTGCGACGGCCAAACGAAATCCTGCGGCTGTCTTGGCCGACTTTCAATCCACGCACTCACATGGAGTGCGACGTTATTCCTTGTCTGCGATGTTAGGGATCGCAACCGACTTTCAATCCACGCACTCACATGGAGTGCGACGCTTCCTCCGCTAGAACCATATTGGTGATACGCGGTCTTTCAATCCACGCACTCACATGGAGTGCGACACGGACCCGGCGACTACATAACGCTACGACTACGACTTTCAATCCACGCACTCACATGGAGTGCGACGGCGGACTTCGGAAAATATCTCCGCGAGCTCGGCCTTTCAATCCACGCACTCACATGGAGTGCGACTGCAGCGCATTCAGGACGAAATTGACGTGTTGGCGCTTTCAATCCACGCACTCACATGGAGTGCGACGCGATAACATCGTTCACTAAGCCGGTCATTTGGCCCTTTCAATCCACGCACTCACATGGAGTGCGACTAAATCTCATTGTCCTTGTCTCTCCTTTATCTTTTCTTTCAATCCACGCACTCACATGGAGTGCGACGTTGCACAGCAACATTTAAATGCTTGGCTCGCCGCGCTTTCAATCCACGCACTCACATGGAGTGCGACGCCTCATTCACGTAGTCGCTAAGTCCGCCCCAAGCTTTCAATCCACGCACTCACATGGAGTGCGACCTTATCAATGCGCGTAATATCGCAACGTACTATCTTTCAATCCACGCACTCACATGGAGTGCGACGCTTTTCTCCGCGCTTGATCGGGCGTCAAATCGCTCTTTCAATCCACGCACTCACATGGAGTGCGACGATAATCGACCGCTGGAGGTCGGGAAATGTACGCCGCTTTCAATCCACGCACTCACATGGAGTGCGACGCGGTCCGCCGGATCAATGATGTTTGGCCCACGCACTTTCAATCCACGCACTCACATGGAGTGCGACGTTTTACAATCACCGTGACCCATGAAATTAACGGTCTTTCAATCCACGCACTCACATGGAGTGCGACAGTCACCTTCGCCGCGATTTTTTAGATCGGTATTTATCTTTCAATCCACGCACTCACATGGAGTGCGACTATGTTGAGGTTTGTGGAGAAGATGAATTTGATTGCTTTCAATCCACGCACTCACATGGAGTGCGACACCTGCCATGATTCAAAGAATTACGAGTGACAATCTTTCAATCCACGCACTCACATGGAGTGCGACGGCTTTGGAACGGAAACATTGATGGTGGATGGGAACTTTCAATCCACGCACTCACATGGAGTGCGACTTTGACTTTTGATAATGTTGATTTCCCCAAGTACACTTTCAATCCACGCACTCACATGGAGTGCGACGTGCCGAAATCCACGTGATCTTTAAGCTTTTCGTCTCTTTCAATCCACGCACTCACATGGAGTGCGACATGATGACCGCGATATAGCCCTTCTTAGCCGCGCGCCCTTTCAATCCACGCACTCACATGGAGTGCGACTAAATGCTGTTCGGCAGGTCTTCCAGGTTGTTGCTTTCAATCCACGCACTCACATGGAGTGCGACAGCGGGCCATGCGAATCCTTGTGGCACAAGGCCTCGTAAGCCCAAAAGTGCGAACCCATTTTGCGAGCACGAAATTTTTCCATTAATTTTAACCAAAATCTCTACAAATCCTTTAATGACGCGGGGTGCGAACCTCCCAGGGATTTTATGTGCGCTTGGGGTTCGCACCGCTAGAAGATAAGCGGCTCCTCTAAATCTATCGATGGCTTGGCCCCAATATGCTCTACTTTGGTTTTGTAGTTATTGCCCAACCGATAAAATCGCAAGCTATCTTTTTCTTCATCAATTAACTGGGTTAACTCCAATTTCAGAGCAGTGAACTGGGCTGCATTCACAATGCACTCAAACACGGAATTCTGCACCCGCTGCACGTAGTTCTGACATGCCTTAGCCACTTTCCGGAGCCGCGCGGCCCCTCCCACGCCTGTTGTTTGAACATCATAAGTAATGAGTACAAGCATCCCGACTCACCTACTGCCATAAAAATGGCGGGTACTCATCTAAATCGCC from Paenibacillus macerans includes:
- the cas2 gene encoding CRISPR-associated endonuclease Cas2, with amino-acid sequence MLVLITYDVQTTGVGGAARLRKVAKACQNYVQRVQNSVFECIVNAAQFTALKLELTQLIDEEKDSLRFYRLGNNYKTKVEHIGAKPSIDLEEPLIF